One Tolypothrix bouteillei VB521301 DNA window includes the following coding sequences:
- a CDS encoding RNB domain-containing ribonuclease, whose protein sequence is MQQRVGVFGFTIDGETSKDLDDAIWIEQQNEGVLLSIHIADVAAHVKKDSYIDRNAYNKIETRYRASSVSPMLPKHLAENDLSLLEKQTRDTVTVQVRLSDSAEILETRIFESELCSLRRFSYAEADAALKNRDDDFHETLKLCQLVAKKLTIRRQEQGAIAISLSDSLLVTEDGRLLAVEYKSQQIISEFMILCNFAVANTMADCGINMVYRNHSAKEIAPDRKRILESISVVASMGYIQSLLVNWMNKAEYSPTLAGHFALSIPAYCHFTSPIRRYVDLVNHRIIKAWLNGQKLPYTKAELQEIAIKATEYRNSLQEDKDAYFSGEKKKQYEKSIVSNEFKELPPKDFSRIVKYVAKQNTVETIIDEIKRRAQEKILQASDFTYLLFYAQDSNVHEIVCSALNETPNLAVSALTIQCQKEENWKIEDSIVDEGTEFCTWFVVSIDGVALTTKQGTTDLWKATSRNRAAVFWIQEYLRGSLVHLNERELPPKVESNLQPSAALCDRLVMQELTPKEFSREVKRAIENNTVESIIDEIERRGTQELLQASDFTYLLFHSTETRVHETTYSALTKVPHMAVSALMMQTQINTSWKIENSIVDEGKEFCTWFVVAVDGLVLTTRECAIAPGKAASRNQAAVFWVRDYLGDRLVNPSERALPVKVKTEVQKPIVIETVDLNAPDLNFIGLLQELVIKLKQQEPKYTFTQLGSGGFRCRCQIKLFEQEILTSADYPNKKTAKQLAAKDAYTQAMEVLESVPNLVFSKIS, encoded by the coding sequence ATGCAACAAAGAGTAGGAGTCTTTGGCTTTACAATCGACGGTGAAACCTCTAAGGACTTAGACGATGCAATTTGGATCGAGCAACAAAACGAAGGAGTCCTGCTGTCTATCCACATTGCTGATGTAGCTGCTCATGTGAAGAAAGATAGCTACATCGATCGCAATGCTTATAACAAAATAGAAACGAGATATAGAGCTAGTAGTGTGAGTCCCATGCTGCCCAAGCATCTAGCAGAAAACGATCTCAGTTTGTTGGAAAAGCAAACACGGGATACTGTAACAGTACAAGTTCGGCTGTCAGATAGTGCAGAAATTTTAGAAACTAGAATTTTTGAATCGGAACTTTGTAGCTTGAGGAGATTTTCTTACGCTGAAGCAGATGCTGCTTTGAAAAATCGGGATGACGATTTCCACGAAACTTTAAAACTTTGTCAATTGGTAGCAAAAAAACTAACCATCAGACGTCAAGAACAAGGCGCGATTGCTATCTCATTAAGCGATAGTTTACTAGTCACTGAAGATGGTCGTTTGCTCGCGGTTGAGTATAAAAGCCAGCAAATTATCTCCGAATTTATGATTCTCTGTAACTTTGCGGTAGCCAACACTATGGCGGACTGTGGAATCAACATGGTGTATAGAAATCATTCAGCTAAGGAGATCGCTCCCGATCGCAAGCGCATCTTAGAATCAATATCTGTTGTGGCTTCTATGGGCTACATTCAGTCGTTGCTAGTTAATTGGATGAACAAGGCTGAATATAGCCCTACTTTGGCTGGACATTTTGCTTTATCAATACCTGCTTATTGCCATTTTACATCTCCCATTAGACGGTATGTCGATCTGGTCAACCATAGAATAATCAAGGCTTGGTTAAACGGACAAAAACTTCCTTACACTAAAGCAGAGCTTCAAGAAATTGCGATTAAAGCAACTGAATATCGCAATAGTTTACAAGAAGATAAGGATGCATATTTTTCAGGAGAAAAGAAAAAACAGTACGAAAAAAGTATAGTTTCTAACGAGTTTAAAGAACTGCCTCCAAAAGATTTTTCTCGCATAGTTAAATATGTTGCCAAGCAGAACACTGTTGAAACTATAATTGATGAAATCAAGCGGAGAGCGCAAGAGAAAATACTACAAGCTTCAGATTTTACTTACCTTCTATTTTACGCTCAAGATAGTAACGTTCATGAAATAGTCTGCTCGGCTTTAAACGAAACTCCCAACCTAGCAGTTTCAGCACTGACTATACAGTGTCAAAAGGAAGAAAACTGGAAGATAGAAGATTCTATTGTTGATGAAGGTACGGAATTTTGTACTTGGTTTGTTGTCAGTATTGATGGTGTGGCACTCACAACAAAACAAGGTACCACAGATTTATGGAAGGCAACTAGCCGCAATAGAGCAGCAGTTTTCTGGATTCAGGAGTATCTTCGTGGTAGTTTGGTTCACCTTAATGAACGAGAATTGCCTCCTAAGGTGGAAAGCAATCTACAGCCATCAGCTGCGCTTTGCGATCGCCTAGTTATGCAAGAACTGACTCCAAAAGAGTTTAGCCGCGAGGTTAAGCGAGCCATTGAAAATAATACGGTTGAAAGCATAATTGATGAAATTGAACGGCGGGGAACACAAGAACTTTTGCAAGCCTCAGACTTTACTTACCTTTTATTTCACAGTACAGAAACTCGGGTACACGAGACAACTTACTCGGCTTTAACCAAAGTTCCTCACATGGCAGTCTCCGCACTGATGATGCAAACTCAAATTAATACAAGTTGGAAGATAGAGAACTCTATTGTTGATGAGGGCAAAGAATTCTGTACTTGGTTTGTCGTCGCGGTTGATGGTTTGGTGCTGACAACAAGAGAGTGTGCGATCGCCCCAGGAAAAGCAGCGAGTCGCAACCAAGCAGCCGTTTTTTGGGTGCGGGACTATCTTGGCGATCGCTTAGTGAATCCCAGTGAAAGAGCGTTACCCGTCAAGGTCAAAACTGAGGTTCAAAAACCCATTGTCATAGAGACTGTGGACTTGAACGCTCCCGATCTCAATTTTATCGGACTCCTTCAAGAGCTGGTTATCAAGCTCAAGCAACAAGAACCAAAATATACCTTTACTCAGCTAGGAAGCGGGGGTTTTCGCTGTCGCTGTCAGATTAAATTGTTTGAGCAAGAAATCCTCACTTCCGCTGATTATCCTAACAAGAAAACAGCCAAACAACTTGCTGCTAAAGATGCTTACACTCAAGCAATGGAAGTTTTGGAATCCGTACCGAATTTAGTTTTCAGCAAAATCAGTTGA
- a CDS encoding alanine--glyoxylate aminotransferase family protein codes for MMQTLSINNNQRLQLAPLAVPSRLLLGPGPSNAHPAVLEAMNTSPLGHLDPAFLGLMDEIQSLLRYVWQTENPLTIAVSGTGTAAMEATIANTVEPGDVVLVGVMGYFGNRLVDMAGRYGADVRTIAKSWGQVFTLEELRSALETHRPSLLALVHAETSTGARQPLEGVGDLCREFGCLLLVDTVTSLGGVPIFLDEWGVDLAYSCSQKGLGCPPGASPFTMSPRAVEKLQKRPNKVANWYLDMTLLNKYWGQERVYHHTAPINLYYALREALRLVAEEGLENCWQRHQKNVEYLWERLENLGLTLHVEREFRLPTLTTVRIPEGVDGKAIARQLLNEHNIEIGGGLGELAGKVWRVGLMGFNSRQESVDKFIDALEKVGVKG; via the coding sequence ATAATGCAAACACTGTCAATTAACAACAACCAACGTCTGCAACTAGCACCTCTTGCAGTTCCATCTCGTCTTCTGTTGGGACCGGGACCATCCAACGCCCATCCTGCAGTTCTTGAAGCCATGAACACTTCTCCATTGGGACACCTCGATCCTGCGTTTTTGGGGCTGATGGATGAAATTCAGTCACTGTTGCGCTACGTATGGCAAACGGAAAATCCTTTGACTATTGCGGTTTCAGGTACGGGAACTGCTGCAATGGAAGCAACGATCGCTAACACTGTAGAACCTGGTGATGTTGTGTTGGTTGGTGTGATGGGTTACTTTGGCAATCGTCTTGTGGATATGGCGGGGCGATATGGTGCAGATGTCAGAACGATCGCAAAATCTTGGGGACAAGTGTTTACTCTGGAGGAATTGCGGAGTGCGTTGGAAACTCATCGTCCGAGCCTGTTGGCTTTAGTTCATGCTGAAACTTCTACAGGCGCACGTCAACCTTTGGAGGGAGTTGGCGATCTGTGTCGTGAATTTGGGTGTCTGCTACTGGTAGATACGGTGACCAGTTTGGGTGGCGTTCCTATCTTTTTAGATGAGTGGGGAGTTGACTTGGCGTACAGTTGCAGCCAAAAAGGTTTGGGCTGTCCGCCAGGAGCTTCACCATTTACAATGAGCCCCCGTGCTGTGGAGAAATTGCAAAAGCGCCCGAATAAGGTAGCTAACTGGTACTTGGATATGACGTTGTTGAACAAATACTGGGGTCAAGAACGCGTTTATCACCATACTGCGCCCATTAATTTGTATTATGCTTTGCGGGAGGCATTGCGCTTGGTTGCAGAAGAGGGATTGGAAAACTGCTGGCAGCGCCATCAAAAGAACGTAGAATATCTTTGGGAAAGGTTGGAGAATTTGGGGTTAACTTTGCACGTTGAGCGAGAATTTCGCCTTCCCACGCTGACCACAGTTCGCATTCCAGAAGGCGTCGATGGTAAAGCGATCGCTCGGCAGTTACTGAACGAGCACAATATTGAAATTGGGGGAGGATTGGGCGAACTCGCAGGTAAGGTTTGGCGTGTTGGGCTGATGGGTTTTAACAGCCGTCAAGAAAGTGTTGATAAATTTATAGACGCATTGGAGAAAGTAGGGGTCAAAGGTTAG
- a CDS encoding Rieske 2Fe-2S domain-containing protein — protein sequence MQSEFNFFQHWYPLSPIEDLDSTRPTPVKLLGLRLVIWKPKSSENFQVFLDRCPHRLAPLSEGRIDDKTGNLTCSYHGWQFDSQGICTHVPQAEKPELLTENKQLCAIAFPCCQENGLLWVWPDVSSAEQAANTPLPLSPQLDASKGFVWSSFVRDLDYDWQTLVENVADPSHVPFAHHGVQGDRSKAAPIDMKVVQSTPNLIQVASQGLYKTSITFEPPCHLEYAISFGNQGKQVGLVTYCIPVAPGKSRIVGQFPRNFAKTLHHLIPRWWDHIQNRNAVLDGDMIFLHQQEYFLQQQQGNWKTAYKLPTSADRLVTEFRKWFDTYCQGQLPWSEVGISVPANSTINENRQELLNRYRQHTQHCSSCRNALKNIQRLQWILLGCFVMIVSAVATFPDALRARLGVPLIVLALLSLSVYAWLKFSLSPKFYFVDYVHAEK from the coding sequence ATGCAATCCGAATTTAATTTTTTTCAACACTGGTATCCCCTATCACCAATAGAAGATCTTGACTCAACGCGACCAACACCAGTCAAGCTTTTGGGACTCCGTTTGGTCATTTGGAAACCAAAGTCATCTGAAAATTTTCAAGTCTTTTTAGATCGATGTCCCCACCGTCTTGCACCGTTGAGTGAAGGTCGAATTGACGATAAAACTGGCAATTTAACGTGCAGCTATCACGGGTGGCAATTTGATTCTCAAGGGATTTGCACTCACGTTCCCCAAGCAGAAAAGCCGGAACTGTTGACAGAGAACAAACAACTATGTGCGATCGCATTTCCTTGCTGTCAGGAAAATGGTTTACTCTGGGTTTGGCCTGATGTCAGTTCTGCCGAGCAAGCCGCCAATACACCGTTACCTCTATCGCCACAGCTCGATGCTAGTAAAGGGTTTGTGTGGTCTTCTTTTGTCAGGGATTTGGATTATGACTGGCAAACCCTTGTAGAAAATGTAGCAGACCCCAGTCACGTTCCTTTTGCACATCATGGAGTTCAGGGCGATCGCTCAAAAGCAGCTCCTATCGACATGAAAGTTGTACAATCAACACCAAACTTGATTCAAGTCGCCAGTCAAGGATTGTACAAAACAAGCATTACTTTTGAGCCACCCTGTCACTTGGAATATGCCATTAGCTTCGGTAACCAAGGAAAACAGGTAGGGCTTGTAACTTATTGCATACCAGTGGCTCCAGGGAAATCGAGGATTGTAGGTCAGTTTCCCCGTAACTTTGCCAAAACCCTTCACCATCTCATACCTCGTTGGTGGGATCACATTCAAAACCGAAATGCGGTGTTGGATGGAGATATGATTTTTTTACACCAGCAAGAGTATTTTCTCCAACAGCAACAAGGTAATTGGAAAACTGCATACAAACTACCCACAAGTGCAGATCGCTTGGTTACTGAGTTTCGGAAATGGTTCGATACATATTGTCAGGGACAGTTACCTTGGAGCGAAGTTGGAATCAGTGTTCCAGCAAATTCGACAATCAACGAGAATCGTCAAGAATTACTCAATCGCTACAGGCAACACACTCAACATTGTAGTAGCTGTCGAAATGCGCTGAAAAACATACAGCGCCTGCAATGGATTCTTTTGGGATGCTTTGTCATGATTGTTTCAGCAGTTGCTACCTTTCCCGATGCACTGCGAGCAAGACTCGGTGTACCCCTGATTGTTTTAGCACTTTTGAGCCTATCCGTTTACGCTTGGCTCAAATTCTCCCTAAGCCCTAAATTTTACTTTGTAGACTATGTACACGCTGAGAAATAA
- a CDS encoding DEAD/DEAH box helicase, with translation MSETIFSKLAPFIQEYIYDRNWTELRPVQIEACKVIFNTDAHLLVTAGTAAGKTEAAFLPVLTELYDNPATTIGALYIGPIKALINDQFERLNDLLKEAEIPVCCWHGDVSQSHKNKLLKTPRGILQITPESLESLLINKHNELFRLFGDLRFVIIDEIHVFMGSERGCQILCQLTRLERVIDKEPRRIGLSATLGDYSMAEEWLRSGTKRAVVTPKMEVGKRQIKLAVEHFYVGDINRRGAEGAEEREEELGECDRYIFNLSQSRKCLIFANNKSQTESVIGALRKIAREEGEDDIYHVHHGSISARLRQAAESAMREPNRPAVTAATLTLELGIDIGYLERVIQLESPFSVASFLQRLGRTGRRGEAADMRFVCAEEEISSEKSLPEQIPWQLLQCIAIIQLYLEERWIEPIKNPKYPVSLLYQQMMSILLSEGEMSPSHLAKKVLSLPIFGNISREDFKLLINYLIDINHVQLTEKGNVILGLTGEKVVGKFQFYAVFSDAREYAVKQGNTDIGSISTPIPVGNVFALAGRTWEVTEVDFKKRIVLVKQGEGQSSIYWRGGSSTIHTKVLQRMRQVLCEETEYSYLQKNALQRLHSARKLAKDSGLDTSYIVQLEKGKCCIFPWMGTVAYRTLERLLNSFCRESLEIKSMSGNNPYFLIIKLAPEKLKYLQSEILSLCEQRIPNAALVSTSEAPQMQKYDEFIPYPLLRKAFANDYLDMMELRECFKSSGRI, from the coding sequence ATGAGTGAGACTATTTTTTCCAAACTTGCACCCTTTATTCAGGAATATATTTACGATCGCAACTGGACTGAATTAAGACCAGTTCAAATCGAAGCCTGTAAAGTCATTTTTAACACTGATGCTCATTTGCTGGTGACGGCTGGAACAGCTGCGGGAAAAACAGAAGCGGCTTTTCTACCTGTTTTGACTGAATTGTACGATAATCCTGCGACTACAATTGGAGCTTTGTATATTGGTCCTATTAAAGCTCTAATTAACGATCAATTTGAACGATTGAATGACTTGTTAAAAGAAGCGGAAATACCTGTTTGCTGTTGGCATGGTGATGTTTCTCAAAGTCATAAAAACAAGCTTTTGAAAACCCCTAGAGGAATTTTGCAAATTACGCCGGAATCTTTGGAAAGTTTGTTAATTAACAAACACAATGAATTGTTTCGTCTGTTTGGAGATTTGCGGTTTGTCATTATTGATGAAATTCACGTCTTTATGGGTTCGGAACGTGGTTGTCAAATTCTTTGCCAGTTGACGCGCTTGGAGAGGGTAATTGATAAAGAACCTCGCAGGATTGGGTTGTCGGCGACGTTAGGGGATTATTCGATGGCTGAGGAGTGGTTGCGCTCTGGGACTAAAAGAGCGGTTGTTACTCCAAAAATGGAGGTGGGGAAGCGTCAAATTAAGTTGGCTGTGGAGCATTTTTATGTTGGTGATATAAACCGCAGAGGCGCTGAGGGCGCTGAGGAAAGAGAGGAGGAGCTAGGTGAGTGCGATCGCTATATTTTTAATTTGAGTCAGTCGCGAAAGTGTCTGATTTTTGCTAACAATAAGTCTCAGACGGAATCGGTTATTGGAGCATTGCGAAAAATTGCTCGTGAGGAGGGGGAGGACGATATTTATCACGTCCATCATGGCAGTATTTCTGCTCGTTTGCGTCAAGCGGCTGAAAGTGCTATGCGCGAACCCAATCGTCCGGCTGTCACAGCTGCAACCTTAACTTTGGAATTGGGTATCGATATCGGTTATTTGGAACGTGTCATTCAGTTGGAATCTCCTTTTTCTGTTGCTAGTTTTTTACAAAGGTTGGGTCGTACTGGGAGAAGAGGAGAAGCGGCTGATATGCGTTTTGTCTGTGCTGAAGAGGAGATCTCTTCGGAAAAGTCTTTACCAGAACAAATCCCTTGGCAACTTTTACAGTGTATTGCTATTATTCAACTTTATTTAGAGGAGCGTTGGATTGAGCCAATTAAGAATCCTAAATATCCCGTGAGTTTGTTGTATCAACAAATGATGAGTATTTTATTATCTGAAGGTGAAATGTCACCTTCTCACTTGGCAAAAAAAGTTTTAAGTTTGCCCATTTTTGGCAATATTTCTAGAGAAGATTTTAAATTATTAATAAATTACTTAATTGACATCAATCATGTCCAGTTAACGGAAAAAGGTAACGTAATTCTTGGTTTGACAGGGGAAAAAGTTGTTGGAAAATTTCAATTTTATGCTGTTTTTTCTGACGCTCGGGAGTATGCTGTCAAACAGGGTAATACGGACATTGGCAGTATCTCTACACCAATCCCTGTAGGAAATGTCTTCGCTTTGGCGGGTAGAACTTGGGAAGTTACGGAAGTTGATTTCAAAAAAAGGATTGTTTTGGTAAAACAGGGAGAAGGTCAATCAAGTATTTACTGGCGTGGGGGTAGTAGCACTATTCATACAAAAGTTTTGCAAAGAATGCGTCAAGTTTTGTGTGAAGAGACAGAATATAGCTATTTACAAAAAAATGCCTTACAAAGATTGCATTCGGCTCGCAAATTGGCAAAAGACTCTGGATTGGATACAAGTTATATCGTGCAATTAGAAAAAGGTAAGTGTTGTATTTTTCCTTGGATGGGGACTGTTGCTTATCGAACTTTAGAAAGATTGCTGAACTCTTTTTGTCGGGAATCTCTAGAAATTAAAAGTATGAGTGGCAATAATCCTTATTTTTTAATAATAAAACTAGCGCCAGAAAAATTAAAATATTTGCAATCGGAAATTCTTTCCCTATGCGAGCAAAGAATTCCCAATGCAGCTTTAGTCAGTACTTCTGAAGCACCGCAGATGCAAAAGTATGATGAATTTATTCCTTACCCACTTCTACGGAAAGCATTTGCTAACGATTATTTAGATATGATGGAGCTTAGAGAATGTTTTAAAAGTTCTGGGCGAATATAA
- a CDS encoding ATP-binding protein encodes MAKLKISKKVSTALMNSLGAGVVPRLGLEHIAVGREKELKSLLQNLDDIAEGVAAFRFVVGNYGSGKSFMLQLVRSYAMEQGFVVADADLSLERRLAGSNNEGLATYRELMSHLATKTRPDGGALVSILEGWINKIQQEVAKESGMRPNDEGFDDKVEEKIREVVQYIEDLVHGFDFGSVIVAYWRGYRLDEDNLKNAALKWLRGEFTTKIEAKAALGVRVIIDDETWYDYLKLLAKFVAEIGYKGLIVLLDEAVYLYKIPTTVTREKNYNRLLGMFNDTMQCKAEHLGIIIGGTTRFLEDPNRGLFSDSAWRRRTKESRFASQAGVQEFLGPVLRLNPLVEEEILILLQRLAEIHAFNYGYEQTLTNRDLKEFVREIVSRLGAEALLTPGEIVRDFISVVNVLYQNPNFTFKTLIHGTDFKPTSIRKNININVDEDDDVAEISL; translated from the coding sequence ATGGCAAAGCTGAAAATATCAAAAAAAGTATCTACTGCTTTAATGAACTCTCTAGGTGCGGGAGTCGTACCGAGATTGGGGTTAGAGCATATAGCAGTAGGAAGAGAAAAAGAACTGAAAAGTTTATTGCAAAATCTTGATGATATAGCCGAGGGTGTAGCAGCATTTCGCTTTGTAGTTGGTAACTATGGTTCTGGAAAAAGCTTCATGCTACAGTTAGTCCGCAGCTATGCTATGGAGCAAGGTTTTGTAGTTGCTGATGCTGATTTATCCCTGGAACGCCGGCTTGCTGGAAGTAATAACGAAGGTTTGGCAACCTATCGAGAATTAATGAGTCACCTCGCCACAAAAACTCGCCCTGATGGTGGTGCTTTAGTTTCTATTTTAGAAGGATGGATTAACAAAATCCAACAAGAGGTCGCAAAAGAAAGTGGAATGCGTCCCAATGATGAAGGTTTTGACGACAAAGTAGAAGAGAAAATTCGAGAAGTAGTTCAGTATATCGAAGATTTAGTTCATGGTTTTGATTTTGGGAGCGTTATTGTCGCTTACTGGCGGGGCTATCGATTGGATGAGGATAATTTAAAAAATGCTGCTCTCAAGTGGTTGCGGGGGGAATTTACTACAAAAATTGAGGCAAAAGCAGCCTTAGGAGTTCGCGTTATTATTGATGATGAAACGTGGTATGACTACCTTAAGTTATTAGCCAAGTTTGTTGCTGAAATTGGTTATAAAGGGCTTATTGTTCTGCTTGATGAAGCCGTGTATTTGTACAAAATACCGACTACAGTAACCCGTGAAAAAAATTACAACAGATTGTTGGGAATGTTTAATGACACCATGCAATGTAAGGCAGAACATCTTGGAATTATTATTGGTGGAACGACAAGATTTTTAGAAGATCCCAATCGGGGACTTTTTTCTGATTCTGCTTGGCGAAGACGTACCAAAGAAAGCCGTTTTGCGTCACAAGCTGGAGTACAGGAATTTTTGGGTCCCGTACTGCGTCTGAATCCGCTTGTAGAAGAGGAAATTCTCATCCTTTTGCAAAGATTAGCTGAGATTCATGCATTTAATTATGGTTACGAGCAAACTTTGACAAATAGAGACTTGAAAGAGTTTGTCCGAGAAATTGTCAGTCGGTTAGGTGCTGAAGCTTTGCTGACTCCTGGTGAAATTGTACGGGATTTTATTAGTGTGGTAAATGTTCTCTACCAAAATCCCAATTTTACTTTTAAAACACTCATCCATGGCACTGATTTTAAACCGACTTCTATCAGAAAAAATATAAATATCAATGTAGATGAAGATGATGATGTTGCAGAAATAAGTCTGTGA
- a CDS encoding tellurite resistance TerB C-terminal domain-containing protein codes for MLKTSSHQSAMVSNRFIIGIIAFGVSFSLSLFLSWDFNKAFVTGLVTVPATYLAAFFVDKRRRNNEMLVLDSLQRRIQELEGLKFRIVSEIKQLEAHNALLYSESGKLQNQLVERRTQRDSLHRELSSFFIEKQKLEAEINYLQNELHTLDKTKVDLNHSFSALTSEKRRLELNCNVSRVEVTNLQNQLLELQQQKQELESSITLLNRLKPPLEEKLYELRIEIHEMEVQEQQQSLLLTAKKAERESIEASLNSLHEELTEQRRELEQLQGQVSLLLEERDQLQNQVWELLQQMETLTSDPTFDNNEQNREAEFFPFSEFMDSLEPVNSLADNLEDSSEEWAKLVEKLPNYEIQVLAAILEQENPNPTIKKIAEDNITMPNLLIDSINELARDTIGELLIDTASDKPVIYQEYITDVKKAIAIHQDIMARQTSRN; via the coding sequence ATGTTAAAAACCAGCAGTCACCAATCAGCGATGGTCAGCAATCGGTTTATTATAGGTATAATTGCTTTTGGCGTCAGTTTTAGTCTCAGCCTCTTCCTGAGTTGGGATTTTAATAAAGCCTTTGTTACAGGTTTGGTCACCGTACCTGCGACTTATCTAGCTGCATTTTTTGTAGATAAACGACGCCGAAACAATGAAATGCTTGTTTTAGATTCTCTCCAAAGGAGAATTCAAGAACTTGAAGGGCTGAAATTTCGCATTGTTTCAGAAATTAAGCAACTTGAAGCACATAATGCTTTACTTTATTCAGAATCCGGTAAATTACAAAATCAGCTTGTAGAACGTCGCACTCAAAGAGATAGTCTTCATCGAGAACTTAGCTCTTTTTTCATAGAAAAGCAGAAGTTAGAAGCAGAAATTAATTATCTTCAAAACGAGCTACATACACTAGATAAGACAAAAGTAGACTTGAATCATTCTTTCTCTGCTCTCACTTCAGAAAAACGCCGTTTGGAATTAAATTGCAATGTGTCTCGTGTTGAGGTGACAAATTTACAAAATCAGCTTCTTGAACTTCAACAACAAAAACAAGAACTAGAAAGTAGTATTACCCTGCTTAACAGACTCAAGCCACCACTCGAAGAAAAATTGTATGAGTTGCGAATTGAAATTCACGAGATGGAAGTGCAAGAACAACAGCAATCTTTGTTACTGACAGCTAAAAAAGCTGAGCGAGAAAGCATAGAAGCAAGCTTAAATTCTTTACATGAAGAACTCACGGAGCAACGGAGAGAGCTAGAACAGTTACAAGGACAAGTTTCATTACTTCTTGAGGAACGCGACCAATTACAAAACCAGGTCTGGGAACTGCTCCAACAAATGGAAACTTTAACTTCCGATCCAACTTTTGATAATAATGAGCAAAACAGAGAAGCAGAGTTTTTCCCCTTCTCTGAGTTTATGGATTCTTTAGAACCAGTAAATAGTTTAGCAGATAATTTGGAAGATTCATCGGAAGAATGGGCTAAACTCGTAGAAAAGCTCCCAAATTATGAAATTCAGGTTTTAGCAGCTATACTAGAACAAGAGAACCCCAATCCTACAATAAAAAAGATCGCAGAAGACAACATCACAATGCCAAATTTGCTAATTGACTCTATCAACGAACTCGCTCGAGATACAATTGGTGAACTGTTAATTGATACAGCATCAGACAAGCCTGTAATTTATCAAGAGTACATAACAGATGTCAAAAAAGCGATCGCAATCCATCAAGATATAATGGCTAGGCAAACCTCAAGAAATTAA
- a CDS encoding ATP-binding protein, which yields MDNQVVAKVQFLQRQAASLLLYQSVLHGEAGKAFLDLLQAIRYIDADARGCLQAYGSYFKCLAARGQNWEDYLVTQILRDDNPFSRLAQKQEFEKMPYSLIAAAEHDLQALQRLYECSSATLSEWVQAGAYLPISPVVWYVEPEEAVGDKELPVIEKLQYLENWADAVEELAVYYRKSGTGLLAECQALRWEAGQFVGIYHPDPIRLNQLTGYEAQKEALLKNTQFLLSGQVALHVLLYGSRGSGKSSLVKALLNEYGEQNLRLVEVAKSELKDLPKIVEQLRGLPQKFIIFVDDLSFEEDDDAFKALKVVLEGNLTARPQNAVVYATSNRRHLIREFFADRPSPKENDEIHAWDTMQEKLSFSDRFGLTLTFEPADQKTYLQIVRHLALKAEIGISQEDLERQALQWATRHNGRSGRTARQFVDFLKSDLALSRDWELGMGD from the coding sequence ATGGATAATCAAGTAGTTGCAAAGGTTCAGTTTCTCCAACGTCAAGCAGCATCCCTTTTACTCTACCAATCTGTTCTTCACGGCGAAGCGGGGAAAGCATTTCTTGATTTGTTGCAAGCTATACGCTATATTGATGCGGATGCGCGAGGTTGTCTTCAAGCCTACGGCAGTTATTTCAAATGCTTAGCTGCAAGAGGTCAAAACTGGGAAGATTATCTCGTGACTCAAATCCTTAGAGATGACAATCCTTTTTCTCGACTTGCTCAAAAGCAAGAATTCGAGAAAATGCCATATTCTTTGATAGCAGCAGCAGAGCACGATTTACAAGCGCTGCAACGTCTTTATGAGTGCAGTAGCGCGACTTTAAGTGAGTGGGTGCAAGCCGGAGCATATTTACCTATATCACCAGTGGTGTGGTATGTGGAGCCAGAGGAGGCGGTGGGAGATAAGGAATTACCCGTAATAGAAAAACTACAATATTTAGAAAATTGGGCTGACGCAGTTGAAGAATTGGCTGTATATTATCGTAAATCCGGTACTGGTTTGTTGGCAGAGTGTCAAGCTTTGCGCTGGGAAGCAGGACAGTTTGTTGGAATATACCATCCCGATCCAATTCGTTTGAATCAATTGACCGGTTATGAGGCTCAAAAGGAAGCTTTGTTAAAAAACACTCAGTTTTTATTATCAGGACAGGTCGCCTTACACGTACTGCTGTACGGGAGCCGTGGTTCGGGAAAATCGTCTTTAGTCAAAGCTTTGTTAAATGAATATGGCGAACAAAACTTACGCTTGGTGGAAGTGGCAAAATCTGAATTAAAAGATTTACCAAAAATTGTGGAACAGTTACGCGGTTTACCACAAAAATTTATTATCTTTGTTGACGACCTTTCTTTTGAGGAAGATGATGATGCGTTTAAAGCGCTCAAAGTGGTGTTAGAAGGGAACTTGACAGCAAGACCTCAAAATGCCGTCGTATACGCCACCTCGAACCGCCGTCACTTAATTCGAGAATTTTTTGCCGATAGACCCTCTCCTAAGGAAAATGACGAAATTCATGCTTGGGATACCATGCAGGAAAAGCTTTCTTTTAGCGATCGCTTTGGTTTGACTTTGACTTTTGAACCAGCCGATCAAAAAACTTACTTGCAAATTGTCCGTCATCTTGCACTCAAAGCTGAAATTGGAATATCTCAGGAGGACTTAGAACGTCAAGCTTTGCAATGGGCGACCCGTCATAACGGTCGTTCCGGAAGGACAGCACGACAGTTTGTTGACTTCTTAAAATCAGATTTGGCACTATCTAGGGACTGGGAGCTAGGGATGGGGGACTAG